From uncultured Desulfobacter sp.:
CCGGACAGTCCGCCTCTAATATAACCGTTTGAGCCGTGGACCCAAACAATAGTTTACCTATATTTGAACGGCTTTTCACGCCAATGATAATTTCATCCACCTCTTTTTCATTTGCAAACGCAACAATATCCTCTCCTGCCTCCATGCCACGGATCAGAAGATGTTTTTCACAAGCTATTCCCTGTTCCTTAAAAAAAACTTGCGCCTGGTCCAAATTGTTTTCTGCTTCCAGTATTTTTTTCTGGTCCTTTTCCGTCCCCTCCAACATTGAGGTCACAACCAGTACCGTAGCATTAAACGCTTTTGCATGTTCAGCCCCAAGCTTGAGCAGATCTTGACCGATATTGAC
This genomic window contains:
- a CDS encoding universal stress protein, whose product is MKILIGYKGVNIGQDLLKLGAEHAKAFNATVLVVTSMLEGTEKDQKKILEAENNLDQAQVFFKEQGIACEKHLLIRGMEAGEDIVAFANEKEVDEIIIGVKSRSNIGKLLFGSTAQTVILEADCPVVSVS